A window of Actinomycetota bacterium contains these coding sequences:
- the tyrS gene encoding tyrosine--tRNA ligase: MGLFEDLSWRGIAHQWTGGDDLPARLGSGPITVYCGFDPSAPSLHIGNLMQLTLLRRLQRAGHRPIAIAGGATGMVGDPTGRSQERNLLSDEAIEANVTGIREQIGRFLDFDAPGNPALVLNNADWFRDMSFVAFLRDVGKHFSVNVMLARESVKARLEGDAGISYTEFSYMLMQAYDFVHLHETYGCEMQTGGSDQYGNITAGVDLGRRMRGAHLFGLTTPLVTRSDGVKMGKTAAGAVWMDERLTSPYAFYQWFVRAPDADAGSFLRLFTEVPQEEIRALEASGQANPARRDPQRRLARELTELVHGEGGLARAERATAALFGGDLQGLNESELLEIFADVASAEVPATRLGSITVTDAFVESALVRSRGEARRLVDGGGAYVGNRRMESADAVLGATELSSETIMVLRAGKRSFALLRFLR, from the coding sequence ATGGGCCTTTTCGAGGATCTCAGTTGGCGCGGGATCGCGCACCAGTGGACGGGAGGAGACGACCTCCCGGCCCGTCTTGGCTCGGGTCCGATCACCGTCTACTGCGGCTTTGACCCGAGCGCACCGTCTTTGCACATCGGGAACCTCATGCAACTCACGCTGTTGCGGCGGCTACAGCGGGCGGGGCATCGTCCGATCGCCATCGCCGGCGGGGCAACCGGAATGGTGGGAGACCCGACCGGACGGAGCCAAGAGCGCAACTTATTGAGCGATGAGGCGATCGAGGCCAACGTCACGGGGATCCGCGAGCAGATCGGCCGATTCCTTGACTTCGACGCGCCCGGGAACCCGGCGCTGGTGCTGAACAACGCAGACTGGTTCCGGGACATGTCCTTTGTCGCCTTCCTTCGGGACGTAGGGAAGCATTTCTCGGTCAACGTGATGCTTGCCAGGGAATCGGTGAAGGCGCGCCTTGAGGGCGATGCCGGCATCAGCTACACGGAGTTCAGCTACATGCTGATGCAGGCCTACGACTTCGTTCATCTCCATGAGACGTACGGCTGCGAAATGCAGACGGGCGGGTCCGACCAGTACGGCAATATCACCGCAGGCGTCGATCTTGGACGCCGCATGCGGGGGGCGCACCTGTTCGGGCTCACGACTCCGCTAGTGACTCGCAGCGACGGCGTGAAGATGGGGAAGACCGCCGCGGGCGCAGTCTGGATGGATGAGCGACTGACCAGTCCATACGCCTTCTACCAGTGGTTCGTCCGCGCCCCGGATGCCGACGCCGGCTCATTCTTGCGCCTGTTCACTGAGGTACCTCAAGAGGAGATCCGCGCGCTGGAGGCTTCCGGGCAAGCGAACCCTGCGCGTCGCGACCCCCAGCGTCGTCTGGCGCGGGAACTCACAGAGCTGGTGCACGGGGAAGGCGGGTTGGCCCGGGCCGAGCGGGCGACCGCTGCGTTGTTCGGCGGGGACCTGCAGGGGCTGAACGAGTCAGAGTTACTCGAGATCTTCGCCGACGTCGCCTCGGCGGAGGTTCCGGCGACGAGGCTCGGCTCGATCACCGTCACTGATGCGTTCGTGGAGTCCGCCCTCGTCCGGAGCCGTGGAGAGGCTCGCCGGTTGGTCGACGGAGGGGGCGCCTACGTCGGGAACCGGCGCATGGAGTCGGCGGATGCTGTTCTCGGCGCGACCGAACTGTCGTCTGAGACCATCATGGTCCTTCGGGCCGGAAAACGGTCCTTCGCGCTGCTTCGCTTCCTCCGCTAG